GATAACGTAAAAGGAAGCAAAATAAAGCAACCATGTACTAAATCGTTACCACAGATAATAGGGGATATAGCGGTCCACGTGAAGTCTTGCTCCGGAGATGAAGTGAGGGACCTCAGGATTCCAGTTTGATAAAAGCAGCCTCACTGTCCCAGGGAGCATGAATCTCACAAAACCATATGACCTTCCATGCGGAATAGTCACAGACACGACAGACCCGAAATTGCTGGAACaaacatcataaataatattaACATAATGACATAGCACTTGGGATCTTTATTTAAAGGGCCTGAACGCTTAAGTTACAAGACGATACCTGAAATACGAATGAACCTTTGATTCAGTGCATATTTCTCTACTTTGAGCAGAGAAGGTGATATAAATCCGAGTTTCACTATTGAAATCCATCACATTTGGATTGTAGGCTGGTGGAGCAACCTCCAACAGGATTACATACCATTGAAAGCTGTTTTGAAACATCAATGGTTATAAATCAGAACGTCTAGAAAAAGAAAAGAGATGTGTCTCAATTTTTTTCAGAAAGGTAAAGAGATGTGTCTCATTGCTAATTTAAAGTGAACAAAACAGACAACTAAAAGAGAGATATTAGAAATGAGACCACAGAaaacctgtcatgaaacaaataaATCGTATGAAGACGCCAGAGCAAACTCAGCAGGTGATCAGGATTCCCATCCTGTCCGTCTTGCAGAAGCTTTATGTGCAACTCAGAGCAATTCCGTGGCAAATCCACTACTGGGACAGGAAAACCATGCATCATATGCAGAAATACCCTGATTTGGATCTCTATCCTCCCAAATGAGTCAAGTCCATGAGAGAACCAACAGTCTGAACCATACTTGCAAGATCCATCAATCATGTAGAAGCGGCAAGGCTGGTCAGACCTCCAAACCATTTTCTGTTTCCTGTGCCACAGAGAACATCAAggaaaattaaaaaataataaattgGTGTCATAAATAATTAATATCACGGAAACCATTCTCTGTTTCCTGTGCCACAGTAAGAAACAATGGCATGTATTCACCAGAATTTCACGTTGCCCATTTTGCACTTCAAAAAACTGAAGAACAAAAATCCAACCAGAGACCACTAGAACGTACTCCATATATTATACCATATAAACTGGCAATCAACAGAAAATATAGGGTAAAGTAGCATATCCACGACCAAGAACCAGCCAAGAACCTCCAGAATTCCATCAAAATCAATATTGATGCACCAGCTAATCCACATTTGACCCCGCAAGAACTCATCAAGCTAAGAAAACCTGGAATCATGCTTCTGTGCCCCTAAAGCGTTAATGTACACACAGGCGGGAGCAGAAAGAA
The window above is part of the Triticum aestivum cultivar Chinese Spring chromosome 2A, IWGSC CS RefSeq v2.1, whole genome shotgun sequence genome. Proteins encoded here:
- the LOC123185055 gene encoding putative zinc finger CCCH domain-containing protein 51, with the protein product MVWRSDQPCRFYMIDGSCKYGSDCWFSHGLDSFGRIEIQIRVFLHMMHGFPVPVVDLPRNCSELHIKLLQDGQDGNPDHLLSLLWRLHTIYLFHDSFQWYVILLEVAPPAYNPNVMDFNSETRIYITFSAQSREICTESKVHSYFSNFGSVVSVTIPHGRSYGFVRFMLPGTVRLLLSNWNPEVPHFISGARLHVDRYIPYYLWNPAENHGPNGLDGGSGHVPNALGGVPGQEPGTLLGIMG